Sequence from the Maribellus comscasis genome:
AAACAATGTGGATGTGATGACGGTCGATGTCTTCATGTTTGTAAACCACAAAGGGCTGATTCCCGTAACCCAGTTTTTGCATGTACTCTTCCGCGATTTGGGCAAATTGCTCATCATTCAACTTATCTTTCGGGTCAGGATTTAATGAAATATGGATAACCGGATTTTCCGTTCTGTTGTTGGCCAGCAAATAAGGTTCAAACGATTGCGTACAAATCCCAATACTAAATTTTCCATTCATCGGTTCAACCATATTGCTGGTGAAAAGGACCTTTGCAACGCCAGCTTTCATTTTATGTTGGTTGTAAGCCAGGGCGCTGTACAACGAACTTCCTGAACTTATTTTTGCAACCATTGCTCCTCAAATTCGCGGGTTAAATCCATCACCTGTTTATTGATTGCAACCAGTTCCAGTGTGGCTTTTTCCAGTTGATTCAAAAATACCAGGGCTTTTCGCTCCGAAAAATTGTTCTTGATGGCTTTGGTTACCTGATTATAATTCACCCCTATTGCCCGAAATTGCCCATACAAATTAGTCAGACGCATATAAAAATCCATTGTTCCTTTGTCAATTTTTACCACTTTCACCGGCTTTTCAAATACGCAGGCTGTTATAAAATTGGCTTTTACTTTCATTCCCGATGCTTCAAACAGCGATAGAAACCGGGCATTTTCTTTATCATTCAGGTTAAATGAGTGGCGGTGGATGCATGGGTTTGCTTTTCGCTTTCGTCCACCTTTGTGTTTTTTCATGTTTTCCTTTTTCATTGACATTTGTTTTTGTGGCTTTACTCGTTTGCAAAATGCTTAGTAAAAATCATCGACTTCGGAGTATGATTTTCCCCGACAGGGCAAGTGGTTTTCAGGTACTGAAAATGTTTTGAGGACCTCAAAACACAACTTGCCGTGTGCCATTGCACACCGTTTTAGCGTTGATAAATTTTAATGCTTGTCGTCCAATCATTTTAGCTCATTTTTCATTTGGTAAATTTTCCAGGAGTCAAAGATATAGGGAGTCTTTCGATTCATTGTCAGGATGAGAAACGCCAAAAGCAGACAGTTAAAGCCAAACAATTCCAGCCACCGTTCCAAACAGATTTTCGATAGGTTTTATCCGTTCATTTGTGGGTATGAATAAGTGATTAAAGAAATGAAGAAACGAACAATAAAAGAATGATTCAAACGAAAGATTAACGCATTAATTATCATTTCAAATGAAGAAGCAAAGGTTTCATTATCCTATGGTTCAGTTGTTTCACACAACCAATAATTAAAGCTTGGTTTCCCCGAGCGTTTAAACGCTGAAATGATTAAACAAATAAACGTTTCAACATTTCAACGTTTCAACAGGAAATTATTTGAATAATCAGGTATTCAAATGAATCGTGAGTAAAATAATGATTTGAAAAGATAAACGATTAAACATTTAGTTCATTAACCAATAAAATAAATAACATGGAAAAGGAAACATTATTTATTGCTTTCAGCACCCAAAAAGGAGGTGTGGGCAAAACCGCTTTTACCGTTTTAATGGCGAGTTATCTGCATTATGTAAAGGAATTGGAAACTGCGGTTGTGGATTGCGACTACCCGCAACACAGTATTGTAGAAATGCGTCAGCGCGATATGGAGCAGGTGATGAAGGATAATTATTATAAGAAAATGGCTTATAACCAGTTTACCACCCTGAAACGTAAAGCCTACCCGGTTGAAAAGAGTTTACCAGAAGATGCTATTAAAACAGCAGAGACATTGATCGAAAATGCAACCAAGCAGCCCGACATTATTTTTTTCGATCTTCCGGGAACACTCAACAGTAAAGGTGTGGTAAAAACTCTGGCTGGTATGGATTATATTTTCTCCCCGGTAAGTGCAGATAGAGTGGTTCTGGAAAGTACCCTGAAATTTGCCACCATGCTCAACGAAAACCTTGTGAGTGTAGGGAAAGGTAACATTAAAGGCTTGCATCTTATCTGGAATATGGTAGACGGACGGGAGAAAAACGAGCTCTACGAAGTTTATGAAAATGTGATTGGCGAACTCGGACTGAATATCCTGAAAACATTTGTTCCAGATTCGAAACGTTTCCGGCGCGAACTTACATCCGGGCATAAACCGGTTTTTCGCTCAACACTGTTTCCTGCCCACAATACATTATTAAAGGGCAGTAACCTCGATTTATTGGCAAAGGAGATTCTGCAAACGATTAAACAATAAAGTCATGGTGCGAAAGAAAATTAATCCGGAAGAAATAGACGAAGATTTTTTAATCTCAACGATACAAAACGAGAAGCGGGCTTCTGAACATAAGGAGATAAAAGCGGTTCATAAGCAATCACCTCAAATAAACAAATCTTCATCAGAATATCTGTCGCTGTTTGTAAGGCAATCCGACAATAAAGCACGTTTTGGTAAAAATGTCCCCATTCGGCAGGAATACCACGAACGCATACAAAAAATTGTGCGTGTTATTGGAAATGATGAAGTGTCGATTTTCAATTATATCGATAATGTATTGAGGCAACATTTTGAGGATTTCCAGAAGGAGATCGTTAAACTTTACAATGAAAAAAACAAGGACATTTTTTAATTCACATACTTATGGTCATGGTTG
This genomic interval carries:
- the mobA gene encoding conjugal transfer protein MobA: MKKENMKKHKGGRKRKANPCIHRHSFNLNDKENARFLSLFEASGMKVKANFITACVFEKPVKVVKIDKGTMDFYMRLTNLYGQFRAIGVNYNQVTKAIKNNFSERKALVFLNQLEKATLELVAINKQVMDLTREFEEQWLQK
- a CDS encoding ParA family protein, whose amino-acid sequence is MEKETLFIAFSTQKGGVGKTAFTVLMASYLHYVKELETAVVDCDYPQHSIVEMRQRDMEQVMKDNYYKKMAYNQFTTLKRKAYPVEKSLPEDAIKTAETLIENATKQPDIIFFDLPGTLNSKGVVKTLAGMDYIFSPVSADRVVLESTLKFATMLNENLVSVGKGNIKGLHLIWNMVDGREKNELYEVYENVIGELGLNILKTFVPDSKRFRRELTSGHKPVFRSTLFPAHNTLLKGSNLDLLAKEILQTIKQ
- a CDS encoding DUF3408 domain-containing protein, whose translation is MVRKKINPEEIDEDFLISTIQNEKRASEHKEIKAVHKQSPQINKSSSEYLSLFVRQSDNKARFGKNVPIRQEYHERIQKIVRVIGNDEVSIFNYIDNVLRQHFEDFQKEIVKLYNEKNKDIF